The window GTACAGAAATGGGCAGCTAGATACCTTCCAAGACTGCGGTCAGGAATCCAGCTCCGCGAGGCGAGCAGCCGCCTGCCGGAGTGCCTGGTCCAGCCCCTGTGGCTCGGCGAGGAGGGCCATCACCAAGGCGTGGATCATCGTGAGTCGACGCAGCCGCTGCTGTTCGTCGCCACGCAGCGCCTCCGAGAGCACCAGATCCAGATGTTGAAGGAATGTGAGGACGGCTCGGTCGTCCACCATAAGGCTGCCTGTCTGGGACATCACCACTGGTGGATAGAGCGCTTCCAACGGCTCGGCTGTTACAGCTCGTAGGAGAAACGCCCCGGTCGTGGCGGTCCTGCTCAGGCAGGCGGGCGGATCGGCGCTGCAGCTCAGGCGGGTACGGCGGACGAGTGCGTGGCACGTGGACTCCTGTCCGGGGGACAGGTCGTCCCCAGCGACAAGGTGGTCGTCCACCAGAGCGGGTCAACTCCAGGGCCGATAGCGACCGCTGGCGCAGTCCGCCACCTCGCATCATCCTTGAGTCTCCTGGTCACTGCAGGAGTTCGTCGCTGAGCTCGCGCAGGGCACGTCGCGCCTCGGCCAGGGCGGCGCGGCCGGCGTCAGTGATGGTGTAGCGGCGGATGCGCCGGCCGGCTTCCAGGTCGTCGTGGCCGGCCAGCAGCCCAGCGGCCTCCAGCCGGTGCAACGTGGGATACAGGGTCCCGGGGCTGATCCGGTAGCCGTGGCGGGCCAGTTCGGCCGCCATCCAGGCACCGTGGATGGGGTGCTCGGCGGCGTGGTGCAGCACGTGCAGCTGCACGGCCCCATGCAGGAACGAGCGCATGCGCCTATCCTATCGGATATCGATATCGGGTTCCGTAATCAGCGCCATGGGAGGTGTGCATGCCCGCCACCAGCACGGTCGGCGTCCGCTACATGATCGACGACGTCCCGGCCGCCATCGCCTTCTACACCACCCACCTAGGCTTCACCGTTGAGCAGGACGCTAGCCCGGCGTTCGCCGCCGTCACCCGTAACGGCGTGCGGCTGCTGCTCAGCGGCCCGACCAGCTCGGGCCGGCGGCCCATGCCCGATGGCACCCGACCGGTTCCTGGTGGCTGGAACCGCCTGCACCTGCAGGTCGATGACCTGGCCGGCGAGGTCCAGCGGCTACGCGCCGCCGACCTGCGGTTCCGCAACGACATCATCAGCGGGCCGGGCGGCTCCCAGATCCTGTTGGAGGATCCCTCCGGCAACGTGGTCGAGCTGTTCCAGCCCGCCCGCTGAGATCCCCGCCGCTGCCCTGGGCAGCGGGCCGGGCACCACCCACGCCGAAGCGGCCGCCGGCAGCCCTGGCGGTCGCTGACCATGCCCACCCCGGACCCCGACCCAACCCAGGCGCCCACGGCGGCCACGCTCGGGATCTTGCTCGCCCTCCGGTCCGGAGCCAGACGAGGGTCATGGCGGAAGCGGCTCTCGCGGGCCCGAACCTGAACCTGCCTGCAGCATCGCCCACCCCACGGCGGCTCGTGGTCGTGGTCGTGGACGGTGCCTCCCTGGGCATAATGTCCTTCGCGTTTGGCGTGTTCGACGCGGCCGTGTACTACGGCGCGCTACCCGAACTCGATGTGCGCATCGTCTCCGGCGAGCGGCCGCCGCGATGCGCGGCGGCGGCTTGGCCTACGACGTGCCCTACGACCTCTCCGCGATCCACGAGGCGGATCTGGCCATCGTGCCCTACTGGCGGGATCCGCCCGAACAGCCGCCAGAGCCGCTGCTGGAATCCCTGCGCCGCGCGCACGCCGCAGGGGCACGGGTGGCCGGCCTGTGCTCCGGAGTGTTCGTGCTGGCCGCGGCCGGGCTGCTGGACGAGCGCCCGGCCACGACGCACTGGGCGCTTGCTGGGGTGCTCGCCCAGATGTGCCCGAAGATCTCCGTCCGCGCGTCGGTCCTCTACATCGACGACGGTGACATCCTCACCGCCGGTGGTGGTGCCGCTGGGATGGACTGGCCGTTATGAACCGCGCCCTGATATGGGAGTGCTTCGAGCGGCATCCGTGGCCGTGCCATTCGCTACCGTGAGTCGTCCGGCAACCGCTGCAGGCACTACCGTTACCCGGTTCCGGACCGCACCAGGCCGGACTCGTAGGCGAGCATCACGGCCTGGACCCGGTCCCGTAGCTGCAGCTTGGCCAGCAGGTGGCCGACGTGGCTCTTGACCGTGGCGTCGCTGACGAACAGCCGCGCGGCGATCTCGGCGTTGGACAGCCCCTGGGCGATGAGCTTGAAGACCTCCCGCTCCCGGTCGGTGAGCCCCACAAGGGCATCGGTGCCGCCAGGACGAGGCAGGCGGGTGAACTGCTCGATGACCCGGCGGGTGATCGATGGGGCCAGCAGCGCGTCCCCGGCGGCGACCACGCGCACGGCGCCGATGAGCTGTTCGGGTGGGGCATTCTTGAGCAGGAAGCCGCTGGCCCCTGCCGCCAGGGCCTGGTACACGTACTCGTCCAGGTCGAAGGTGGTGAGGATCACCACGCAGGATCCCGAGCCGGCGGCCACGATCTGCCTGGTGGCCTGCAGGCGTCCAGGTTCGGCATCCGGATGTCCATCAGCACCACGTCGGGTTGCAGCCGCCAGGTCGCGGCCACGGCCTCGACGCCGTCGCCCGCCTCGCCCGCCACCTCGATACCCGCCTGGGTCTCCAGGATCATCCGGAACCCCGCTCGGACCGCTCCTGGTCGTCGGCGAGCAGCACCCGGATGGTCATGGCTCCTCGGCGGGGATCGGGAGGCAGACCCGCACGGCGTAGCCACCCTGGGGTCGGGGGCCCGCCTGGAGCTCGCCGCCGAACAGGGCAACGCGTTCGCGCATCCCGATCGTGCCGGCTCCCTGCGCGCCCCGCCCGGGTGCTGCTCCTCGGCCGTCGTCGCTGACCTCGACGGTGATGTCGTGCGTGCCGTAGCCGACCACGACCTCGGCGCGGGCGGCCTTGGCCTGCTTCAGGGCGTTGGTCAACGCCTCCTGCACGATCCGGTACAGCGACAGGTCGGTGCTGGTGGCCAGGGCCTGTCCAGCGATCCCTAGGGAAGGGTGACGTACTGGCTGAGGAATGCCCGCGCCGAGGCCGTGTCCAGGCGGTAGGTGACGTTGGTGGCCCGGCACATGGCGTCGCCGGTGATGGTGATGGCGGCCACGATGTTGGTC is drawn from Actinomycetota bacterium and contains these coding sequences:
- a CDS encoding DJ-1/PfpI family protein, which gives rise to MAYDVPYDLSAIHEADLAIVPYWRDPPEQPPEPLLESLRRAHAAGARVAGLCSGVFVLAAAGLLDERPATTHWALAGVLAQMCPKISVRASVLYIDDGDILTAGGGAAGMDWPL
- a CDS encoding VOC family protein → MPATSTVGVRYMIDDVPAAIAFYTTHLGFTVEQDASPAFAAVTRNGVRLLLSGPTSSGRRPMPDGTRPVPGGWNRLHLQVDDLAGEVQRLRAADLRFRNDIISGPGGSQILLEDPSGNVVELFQPAR
- a CDS encoding PadR family transcriptional regulator, translated to MRSFLHGAVQLHVLHHAAEHPIHGAWMAAELARHGYRISPGTLYPTLHRLEAAGLLAGHDDLEAGRRIRRYTITDAGRAALAEARRALRELSDELLQ
- a CDS encoding ATP-binding protein; its protein translation is MPGHQRHLPPGHGLGAGIPQPVRHPSLGIAGQALATSTDLSLYRIVQEALTNALKQAKAARAEVVVGYGTHDITVEVSDDGRGAAPGRGAQGAGTIGMRERVALFGGELQAGPRPQGGYAVRVCLPIPAEEP